The following DNA comes from Caulobacter sp. X.
CGTCCGGCGGCGGCGCGTCGAAATCGGGCAGGTCCTCGGCTTCGCCGGTGGCCTGCCGGATAAAGGCTTCGCGGTACTGGCCATAGGCCGAGCGGACCGTGACATAGGGGTCGGCCGAGTCCTTCAACGCATGGAACGCCGGATCAGCCGAGGCCCGGCCGTCCAAAATCGTGACGCCCAGCCGGGCCTTGCCGAAGTCGGTGCTGATCCCGCCCGCCACGGCGCCGACGGGATCGGTGGCGATGTCCAGCGCCCGTCCGACGCCGTCGCGAACGTTCATCGGTCCCATCAGCGGGAAATAGATGTAGGCGCCGGGGCCCGCGCCATAATAGCCAAAGGTCTGGCCGAAGTCGGAATCCCGGCGCGGCAGATGCATCTTGGCGGCTACGTCGAACAGGCCCAGCACGCCGACGGTCGAGTTGACGACGAAGCGCGCGGTGGCCCGCATGGCGCGCTTGGGCTTGCCCTGCAGCACCTGATTTGATGACCGTGTTGGGCTCGCCCAGATTATAGACGGCCGAACTGACCCGGTCGCGGACCGGCCTCGGCGTGATGGCCATGTAGCCGTGGGTGATCGGCGCTATCAGCACCTTGTCCACGCCCATGCTCAGGGCGAAGGAGCCGCGGTTGAAGCCCTCGAGGGGATCATTCGCCGAAACGGTTCCGGCCTCGGACGGCTCCTGGCGGGCGGCGTGAGCGGCGGGCGCGAGCGCCAGCAGGCCGACGGCCACGGTCAATCCGGCGACAAAACGCCCGCCGGCGGCCTCTTGGCGCGCGCTCTGGTCCAGGTGGCTCAAGCTCATGCTCCTGCTTCTCACACGCGCCATGTATTCACGTCGTCATCCGTATCAAGATTGAGGGCGACTATTTCGGTCGCCTTGCATTTCCTGGGTGTCGATTGGGGTCCCACTGAGGCCGACAAGTCGCACTGGTTGCTCCCGAGCCCCCGTTCCCGCGCGGTTTCGCGGCCCGATCGTCGGACTGATTCGCAAGACCAATCTAGATATATCGAAATAGCTCTTGACCGACGCCGATTTCGATATATCTACAATTCCGATATAACGAAACGGAGACATGAAGCTCATGTTTGGACGACATCATCATCACCATCGCGGCCGCTGGGACGGCCACGGCGACGAGCATCGCGGCCGTCACCCCTTCGGCTTCCACGGCGGCCATCCGGGCCGAGGCCATCCTGGTCGCGGACCGGGCGGGCGCATGGGCCGCTTCTTCGACCACGGCGACCTGCGCTTCGTGGTGCTCAAGCTGATCGCCGAGAAGCCCAGCCACGGCTACGAACTGATCAAGGCCATCGAGGCCGCCGCCGGCGGCGCTTACAGCCCCAGCCCCGGCGTGGTCTATCCGACCCTGACGCTGCTGGAGGAGCTCGGCTACGTCACCGCCAGCGACGCCGGCGGCGGCAAGAAGCTCTATACGATCACGCCCGAAGGCGAGGCCTTTTTGGCCAGCAACGACGCGCCGGTCCGCTCGCTGTTCGAGCGCATGGCCGAGGCGGCTTCCGCCAGCGCGGCCTTCTCGCCGCAGATCCTGCGGGCCCGCGAGAACCTGAAGACGGCTTTGCGGCTCAAGCTGCACGGCGGTCAGCTCACGGCCGAGCAGATCGCGGCGGTGGCCAAGGCGCTGGACGACGCCGCGACCGCGATCGAGTCGATCTGAGGGGAGACGCGCCGATGCAAAGCCACGCCCGCGTCGCCACCGACAAGGCGGCCCGCTACATGACCCAGCTGGCCAAGCACTGGAGCCACAAGTTCGAGGTCGTCTACGACGAGACCTCGGCCCTGTTTCCGCTGCCGCTGGGAACCTGCCACATGGTCGCCCACGCCGACGGCCTCGACATCACGCTCGAGGCCGCCGACCTCGAAGGCCTGACCCGTCTCGAAGATGTGGTGGCCAAGCACCTCGACCGCTTCGCCTTCCGCGAGGGCGAGCTGAAGTACGGCTGGACGAGAGCCTGGTTCGCCGGCGGCGTCGATCCGGCGGCGATCCGGATCAACGCCGTCCACTAAGCAGCGGCGTCAGTCCATCAGCCGACGGGTCAGGTACACGTACTCCAG
Coding sequences within:
- a CDS encoding PadR family transcriptional regulator; the encoded protein is MFGRHHHHHRGRWDGHGDEHRGRHPFGFHGGHPGRGHPGRGPGGRMGRFFDHGDLRFVVLKLIAEKPSHGYELIKAIEAAAGGAYSPSPGVVYPTLTLLEELGYVTASDAGGGKKLYTITPEGEAFLASNDAPVRSLFERMAEAASASAAFSPQILRARENLKTALRLKLHGGQLTAEQIAAVAKALDDAATAIESI
- a CDS encoding DUF2218 domain-containing protein; its protein translation is MQSHARVATDKAARYMTQLAKHWSHKFEVVYDETSALFPLPLGTCHMVAHADGLDITLEAADLEGLTRLEDVVAKHLDRFAFREGELKYGWTRAWFAGGVDPAAIRINAVH